One genomic segment of Coregonus clupeaformis isolate EN_2021a unplaced genomic scaffold, ASM2061545v1 scaf0024, whole genome shotgun sequence includes these proteins:
- the LOC121585863 gene encoding FERM and PDZ domain-containing protein 3-like, whose amino-acid sequence MLKDDSLLLIPNVLKVFLENGQIKSFTFDSRTTVRDVISSLQDRLSLRYIEHFALVLESGGLDQNQRLHMLQENQPLSHVVHRTYFQGMKCLFRICFFPKDPADLLRRDPAAFEYLYIQSRNDVIKERFGMDWKSDVTLRLAALHIYITVSSARPNQKISLKNVEKEWGLEPFLPLTLLPTIKEKNVCKTLSQLLKTYQHLPPSGNKVPPLQGKLQYMRVLNDLPPFGGLLFHTVGLDETQSATTLLVGPRHGISHVIDLKNNLTTVLTEFSRVAKIQLHRENQGVARVEVAIHEAKPLVLLMEWPDASNFACLISGYYKLFVDPKRTIYYRTPGQSYMIKADYRGSHHAHPRSGATAVSSGDRRGDERERPHTRDPGSQSQKTAATPLPAESQHLGLCHVHLREQQQLQELQMQAEPELDINENFISQEAPGRPRTKSDPTLQSTETITGRPESPVQESSVAFRSRVQTMGQSHRTTRFFCDSCKARLRAEGVAVGLNGGCSGASSKHCSSACASRNGGAVDLMALPPPGNEEEEEEEVEDIGRKLQPPPPAIAAPPPGFRDNSSDEDDAKRGRKSRPNPNPVPRPSTATGAAVSKSSAKATSKEVVPAPEDVPVTLIDNVATRTVRDHAQELDDALVSTLQALEALAASEDFPHHHQQPAQTTGLIVLAAITPESSLDSGHETNSELTDVSEMVSAMKQHQNQAYLLAHHINKERIFSRRDFPLAIPGCTTQTIGGGAFSMGQIRGGCPSKPVILSKTVPLKLSPGQDTASPGLSPVEQGSNVTQDPTQSEPSECKKEKPEPTKACTPDRPVKSPEELKVSDPGQAPKVGKDQRSPCSAVGKLSPNLSVGVKGKKSAPLSPDPTNKALPILLPVDRTASAKICPMNMCQDAETASSKTIKSSSAKELLPVDDLFCTCPVREPGPQLRLNDPHTQKVVVFHSSSPTDDERLHAKGLQLASSKESTARAAGGGGADPVLAKPSPQVSTKYSQSPHMPVKAERKEAAEAKAERSQGKAQAEPQKCPPKSLPLLGDPTHPTCSVDKVSTLPSVDSKKQGGGKGKAQHSVPFLSIKNLLSATFPARIRRETDERRAQLQKVRQYELEFLEELLKPKSSGGEYLPQGSSPVPSCTPCACQLLTSPVLKAPGISREQRRSCDCKRMCRGIRLPDTPGGSTAETQQHRGRERPLSKIPPATSKTPHPQGGPRRPQTLEIKTTRIRSTSLESREPRGEQASCLPTCTSRTSDCMGAPQYKKLQRRYSIGEVDNAEGTQLYTEVKPKAKSLEKEMERVRATGLRLPTTVEPVHNQTQTQTQTAAAEAKGMKGVFFIQGEELLRESKEGAPTEVLLGLPSEDTEDRENCCSFCFCYRKCEAADESSEKEELSYSIPLQVLPGMQLGSQTFPVISKTLQVLHAEGCSGEEEEVEQEEEEEPQTQEIDLRACGTLEGSLARVQFLQGKTFSLPDGFLNAQLDANELLAILRQCANIPQVANESRLQPSRIAEYKQELAVRFKEFRAACRRVASVEKSPTRMLSVVTASFLVLCELTQTFIKLVRGVRSEPQRLQLLRKVEEVAINYTLLLRAAEEAMGHSSSLPNKSVSPQVTTPTTNMGSLSRPIKTLPTQ is encoded by the exons atGCTAAAGGACGACTCTTTGCTACTCATACCAAATGTGCTGAAGGTGTTCCTGGAGAATGGTCAGATCAAGTCCTTCACGTTTGACAGCCGCACCACTGTCAGG gATGTGATCTCGTCCCTGCAGGACCGCCTGTCCCTGCGTTACATAGAGCACTTTGCCCTGGTGCTGGAATCAGGTGGGCTGGACCAGAACCAGAGACTACACATGCTGCAGGAGAACCAGCCGCTCTCACAT gtggTGCACAGGACGTATTTCCAGGGGATGAAGTGTCTCTTCCGCATCTGCTTCTTCCCCAAGGATCCAGCAGACCTGCTCAGGAGGGACCCTGCAGCCTTCGAGTACCTCTACATACAG agTCGAAATGACGTCATCAAAGAGCGCTTCGGCATGGACTGGAAGTCTGACGTCACACTGCGGCTGGCGGCGCTTCATATCTACATCACAGTGTCGTCGGCCAGACCTAATCAGAAGATCTCCCTCAAGAATgtgga gaAAGAGTGGGGTCTGGAACCCTTCCTACCCCTCACTCTGCTGCCCACCATCAAGGAGAAGAATGTGTGCAAGACCCTGTCACAGCTGCTCAAGACCTATCAGCATCTGCCTCCCTCCGGCAACAAG GTCCCTCCTCTCCAGGGAAAGCTGCAGTACATGCGGGTGCTCAACGACCTTCCGCCCTTTGGAGGATTGCTGTTCCACACCGTCGGACTA GATGAGACGCAGTCGGCCACTACGCTGCTGGTGGGTCCGCGGCACGGCATCAGTCATGTGATCGACCTAAAAAACAACCTGACCACGGTTCTGACAGAGTTCAGTCGTGTTGCTAAGATACAGCTGCACCGGGAGAACCAGGGCGTTGCCCGCGTAGAGGTGGCCATACATGAGGCCAAG CCTCTGGTCCTGTTGATGGAGTGGCCTGATGCCAGTAACTTCGCCTGTCTCATCTCCGGCTACTACAAGCTGTTCGTGGATCCCAAACGGACCATCTACTACAGGACACCTGGTCAGTCTTATATGATCAAGGCAG ATTACAGAGGTTCCCACCACGCCCACCCGCGCTCCGGCGCCACAGCGGTGTCCAGTGGGGACCGGCGAGGGGACGAGAGGGAAAGACCCCATACGAGGGACCCAGGGTCCCAGTCTCAGAAGACAGCGGCCACCCCACTGCCCGCAGAGTCCCAACACCTGGGTCTATGCCACGTCCATCTCCGGGAGCAACAACAGCTGCAGGAGCTCCAAATGCAGGCAGAACCCGAGCTCGACATCAATGAGAACTTCATTTCCCAAGAGGCACCAGGGCGGCCCCGTACCAAGTCTGACCCGACGCTGCAGAGCACGGAGACGATCACCGGGAGGCCAGAGAGCCCCGTCCAGGAGAGCTCAGTGGCCTTCAGGAGCAGAGTCCAAACAATGGGGCAGTCCCACCGAACTACACGGTTCTTCTGTGACTCCTGCAAGGCCCGgttgagggcagagggagtggctGTGGGCTTGAACGGTGGATGCAGCGGCGCCTCGTCGAAGCACTGCTCCAGCGCCTGTGCCTCCCGCAACGGAGGTGCAGTAGACCTCATGGCCCTGCCTCCCCCGGggaatgaagaggaggaggaagaagaggtggAGGACATAGGAAGAAAGCTGCAGCCGCCCCCGCCGGCCATTGCTGCCCCTCCACCTGGGTTCAGGGACAACAGCTCAGACGAAGACGACGCCAAGAGAGGACGGAAATCTCGACCCAACCCCAACCCCGTCCCGCGTCCAAGCACTGCAACTGGGGCTGCAGTCAGCAAGAGCTCTGCCAAGGCTACTTCCAAGGAAGTGGTACCGGCTCCAGAGGATGTCCCGGTGACGTTGATAGACAACGTGGCAACCAGGACAGTCCGGGACCATGCCCAGGAGCTGGATGATGCTCTGGTGTCCACTCTGCAGGCACTGGAGGCCCTAGCTGCATCAGAGGACTTCCCCCATCACCACCAACAGCCAGCTCAGACCACAG GCTTGATCGTGTTGGCGGCCATTACGCCTGAGTCATCGCTGGACTCAGGGCACGAGACCAACTCGGAGCTGACAGACGTCTCAGAGATGGTGTCGGCCATGAAGCAGCACCAGAACCAGGCCTACCTGCTGGCCCACCATATCAACAAGGAACGTATCTTCAGTCGCAGGGACTTCCCCTTGGCCATACCAGGCTGCACCACCCAGACTATAGGAGGTGGTGCGTTCTCCATGGGTCAGATCCGCGGCGGCTGCCCCTCGAAGCCAGTGATCCTCAGTAAGACTGTTCCCCTAAAGCTTAGCCCTGGACAGGACACTGCCAGTCCAGGTCTCAGCCCAGTGGAGCAGGGGAGTAATGTTACCCAAGACCCGACGCAGAGTGAGCCGAGTGAATGCAAGAAGGAAAAACCAGAGCCCACCAAAGCGTGCACCCCAGACCGCCCTGTGAAGTCACCTGAGGAGCTGAAAGTCTCAGATCCAGGGCAGGCACCCAAGGTCGGCAAGGATCAAAGGTCGCCCTGTTCTGCTGTGGGCAAACTAAGCCCGAATCTCTCTGTGGGGGTCAAGGGGAAGAAGTCTGCGCCTCTGAGCCCGGACCCTACCAACAAAGCCTTACCCATTCTCTTGCCTGTGGACAGAACTGCCTCCGCCAAGATTTGCCCCATGAATATGTGCCAAGATGCCGAGACTGCCTCTAGCAAGACCATCAAGTCTTCAAGCGCTAAAGAACTCTTGCCAGTTGATGACCTGTTCTGCACGTGCCCAGTTAGAGAACCCGGGCCACAGCTAAGACTGAATGATCCACATACCCAGAAGGTAGTGGTATTCCACTCCTCTTCCCCAACAGATGATGAGCGTCTTCATGCCAAAGGCCTCCAACTGGCCAGCAGCAAAGAGAGCACAGCAagagcagcaggaggaggaggagcagacccCGTCTTGGCCAAGCCCAGCCCCCAGGTCTCAACCAAGTACTCCCAGTCCCCACACATGCCTGTGAAAGCTGAGAGGAAGGAAGCAGCAGAGGCCAAGGCAGAGAGGTCCCAGGGTAAAGCTCAAGCTGAGCCACAGAAATGCCCCCCGAAGTCATTACCTCTCCTGGGAGACCCCACACACCCTACCTGCTCTGTGGACAAGGTCTCCACTCTCCCATCTGTCGACAGTAAGAAGCAGGGTGGCGGTAAAGGGAAGGCCCAGCATAGCGTCCCCTTCCTGAGTATCAAGAACCTCCTGTCGGCCACGTTCCCAGCTCGGATTCGGCGGGAGACTGACGAGCGCAGAGCCCAGCTCCAGAAGGTCCGGCAGTACGAGTTAGAGTTCCTGGAAGAACTTCTGAAGCCCAAGTCGTCCGGGGGCGAGTACCTACCCCAGGGGTCCTCGCCAGTCCCCTCATGCACCCCATGTGCTTGCCAGCTCCTTACAAGTCCTGTGCTAAAAGCCCCCGGCATCTCCCGAGAGCAACGCCGCAGCTGCGACTGCAAGAGGATGTGTAGAGGCATCCGACTGCCCGATACACCGGGCGGCTCAACTGCAGAGACACAGCAgcatagaggcagagagagacccCTCTCCAAGATCCCTCCAGCGACCTCCAAAACCCCTCACCCCCAGGGAGGTCCGAGGAGACCTCAGACCTTAGAGATCAAGACCACCCGAATCCGCTCGACCAGTCTGGAGTCGCGGGAACCCAGGGGGGAGCAGGCTTCCTGCTTGCCCACCTGCACCTCCCGCACATCAGACTGCATGGGCGCCCCGCAGTACAAGAAGCTCCAGAGGCGGTATAGCATCGGGGAGGTGGACAACGCTGAAGGCACCCAGCTGTACACCGAGGTCAAACCCAAAGCCAAGAGCCTGGAGAAGGAGATGGAGCGAGTGAGGGCCACAGGACTGAGGCTTCCAACAACCGTGGAGCCCGTTCACaatcaaactcaaactcaaactcaaacggCTGCTGCAGAGGCGAAGGGGATGAAAGGAGTGTTCTTTATCCAGGGAGAAGAGCTACTGCGGGAGAGCAAAGAGGGGGCACCGACAGAGGTGCTGCTGGGGCTGCCTAGTGAGGACACTGAAGACAGGGAGAACTGCTGCTCCTTCTGTTTCTGCTACAGGAAGTGTGAGGCGGCGGACGAGAGCAGCGAGAAAGAAGAGCTCTCctactccatccctctccaggtCCTGCCCGGGATGCAGCTGGGTTCTCAGACCTTTCCCGTCATCAGCAAAACGCTCCAGGTCCTCCACGCTGAGGGCTGCAgtggggaggaggaagaagtagagcaagaagaagaagaggagccGCAGACACAGGAAATCGACCTTCGGGCCTGCGGGACTCTGGAGgggagcctggcgagggttcagttcCTGCAAGGGAAGACGTTCAGCCTGCCGGACGGTTTCCTCAATGCCCAGCTGGATGCTAATGAGCTGCTAGCCATCCTGCGACAATGCGCTAACATTCCCCAGGTGGCTAACGAATCACGCCTCCAGCCGTCCCGGATCGCCGAGTACAAGCAGGAGCTGGCGGTGCGCTTCAAGGAGTTCAGGGCGGCGTGCAGGAGGGTGGCGAGCGTTGAGAAGAGCCCCACGCGCATGCTGAGCGTTGTTACGGCCAGCTTCCTGGTCCTCTGCGAACTGACTCAGACCTTCATCAAGCTGGTTAGAGGGGTGCGTTCAGAGCCCCAAAGGCTGCAGCTGCTGCGAAAGGTTGAAGAGGTTGCTATCAATTACACTTTGCTGTTGCGTGCAGCCGAGGAGGCGATGGGCCACTCCAGTAGTCTGCCTAACAAGAGCGTGAGTCCCCAAGTTACTACACCCACCACTAACATGGGCTCCCTCTCTCGCCCAATCAAAACCCTGCCCACCCAGTAG
- the LOC121531442 gene encoding ribose-phosphate pyrophosphokinase 1 isoform X2: MPNIKIFSGSSHRELSHKIADRLGMELGKVVTKKFSNQETCVEIGESVRGEDVYIVQSGCGEINDNLMELLIMINACKIASASRVTAVIPCFPYARQDKKDKSRAPISAKLVANMLSVSGADHIITMDLHASQIQGFFDIPVDNLYAEPAVLKWIKENIAEWKTCTIVSPDAGGAKRVTSIADRLNVDFALIHKERKRANEVDRMVLVGDVTDRVAILVDDMADTCGTICHAADKLISAGATKVYAILTHGIFSGPAISRINNACFEAVVVTNTIPQEEKMKTCPKIQVIDISMILAEAIRRTHNGESVSYLFSHVPL, from the exons ATGCCGAACATTAAGATATTTAGCGGTAGCTCGCATCGGGAACTGTCTCACAAAATCGCCGACCGTCTTGGGATGGAACTCGGGAAGGTTGTGACCAAGAAATTCAGCAATCAAGAAACATG TGTTGAGATCGGGGAGAGTGTGCGTGGAGAGGATGTCTACATCGTACAGAGCGGCTGTGGGGAGATCAATGATAATCTGATGGAGCTGCTGATTATGATCAATGCGTGTAAGATCGCCTCTGCCTCCCGGGTCACAGCGGTCATCCCCTGCTTCCCCTACGCACGGCAGGACAAGAAGGACAAG aGTCGGGCGCCCATCTCAGCCAAGCTGGTGGCTAACATGCTGTCTGTGTCTGGGGCTGACCACATCATCACTATGGACCTCCACGCCtcacagatccag GGTTTCTTTGACATCCCAGTGGATAACCTGTATGCTGAGCCTGCTGTACTGAAGTGGATCAAGGAGAACATTGCAGAGTGGAAGACCTGCACTATCGTCTCTCCAGACGCAGGGGGTGCCAAGAG AGTGACCTCCATAGCGGACAGGCTCAACGTGGACTTTGCTCTGATccacaaagagagaaagagggccaACGAGGTGGATCGCATGGTGCTGGTCGGGGACGTCACGGACCGGGTAGCCATCTTGGTGGATGACATGGCAGACACCTGTGGTACTATATGTCACGCGGCCGACAA GCTGATCTCAGCTGGTGCTACCAAGGTGTATGCCATCCTGACCCACGGTATCTTCTCTGGCCCGGCCATCTCCCGCATCAACAACGCCTGCTTTGAGGCTGTGGTCGTCACCAACACTATCCCTCAGGAGGAGAAGATGAAGACCTGTCCTAAGATACAG GTAATTGACATCTCTATGATCCTGGCGGAGGCCATCCGCAGGACCCACAACGGGGAATCTGTCTCCTACCTCTTTAGCCACGTCCCCTtgtaa
- the LOC121531442 gene encoding ribose-phosphate pyrophosphokinase 1 isoform X1 yields MPNIKIFSGSSHRELSHKIADRLGMELGKVVTKKFSNQETCVEIGESVRGEDVYIVQSGCGEINDNLMELLIMINACKIASASRVTAVIPCFPYARQDKKDKVGSRAPISAKLVANMLSVSGADHIITMDLHASQIQGFFDIPVDNLYAEPAVLKWIKENIAEWKTCTIVSPDAGGAKRVTSIADRLNVDFALIHKERKRANEVDRMVLVGDVTDRVAILVDDMADTCGTICHAADKLISAGATKVYAILTHGIFSGPAISRINNACFEAVVVTNTIPQEEKMKTCPKIQVIDISMILAEAIRRTHNGESVSYLFSHVPL; encoded by the exons ATGCCGAACATTAAGATATTTAGCGGTAGCTCGCATCGGGAACTGTCTCACAAAATCGCCGACCGTCTTGGGATGGAACTCGGGAAGGTTGTGACCAAGAAATTCAGCAATCAAGAAACATG TGTTGAGATCGGGGAGAGTGTGCGTGGAGAGGATGTCTACATCGTACAGAGCGGCTGTGGGGAGATCAATGATAATCTGATGGAGCTGCTGATTATGATCAATGCGTGTAAGATCGCCTCTGCCTCCCGGGTCACAGCGGTCATCCCCTGCTTCCCCTACGCACGGCAGGACAAGAAGGACAAGGTGGGG aGTCGGGCGCCCATCTCAGCCAAGCTGGTGGCTAACATGCTGTCTGTGTCTGGGGCTGACCACATCATCACTATGGACCTCCACGCCtcacagatccag GGTTTCTTTGACATCCCAGTGGATAACCTGTATGCTGAGCCTGCTGTACTGAAGTGGATCAAGGAGAACATTGCAGAGTGGAAGACCTGCACTATCGTCTCTCCAGACGCAGGGGGTGCCAAGAG AGTGACCTCCATAGCGGACAGGCTCAACGTGGACTTTGCTCTGATccacaaagagagaaagagggccaACGAGGTGGATCGCATGGTGCTGGTCGGGGACGTCACGGACCGGGTAGCCATCTTGGTGGATGACATGGCAGACACCTGTGGTACTATATGTCACGCGGCCGACAA GCTGATCTCAGCTGGTGCTACCAAGGTGTATGCCATCCTGACCCACGGTATCTTCTCTGGCCCGGCCATCTCCCGCATCAACAACGCCTGCTTTGAGGCTGTGGTCGTCACCAACACTATCCCTCAGGAGGAGAAGATGAAGACCTGTCCTAAGATACAG GTAATTGACATCTCTATGATCCTGGCGGAGGCCATCCGCAGGACCCACAACGGGGAATCTGTCTCCTACCTCTTTAGCCACGTCCCCTtgtaa